The Nitrososphaerota archaeon region GGGGTTGTCCCTCAAATTGAGCTTTGATGTAAATAGTTAGATGATCATACGTGTAGATCTTAAGAGGGGTGGCGTACATTTTTACTTCTGGTTCAAGTAGAACGAGAGATAGGGTCTTAAGGGATTATTGTAGCCCCTCTGCATGTGCTGTGATCTGCGTAATTCCTTCTTTATAGCTTTTTTTGTAGTAGGTGGAATGTAAAAAGAAGATAGAGCATAATATTGAGACTGATTGATGAAGACAGCCGCTTCTACCTTGCCAACCCTAGTATTTGATGAGAAAAGATACGCTTTTACATCCGATGGAGCGAGTATCGGTTCACCGTATTCATTCTGCGCTTCTATAACAATAATAGGCTTGTAAGGCGAATCTACAGGTATAAGAGACGGACGCACGCATAAATCCAGTTTGAATTTAGGTTCTTCAACAACAGAAATAGTTGTTTGTGATGCGTTAAAATCGTCTGCTAGGGCTGTAATGTTTGTGCACCCAACCGTTAAACTGGTAAAGCTAGCGTAGGCGTATTCTTTATCAGTCAGAACCGCTTCACTTACTTCACCTACTCTCATGTTGCTGGATGAAAAGTAGATTTTAAGCGGGTAAGCTGGTCGCACAAGGCTAGTTAAGTTATTATTCATCATAATTGCGGCGATAACTGTGTGCTCTGACCATCTGATAGAAGCACGGGTAGGGAGAAGATCCTAAGAGTGCCGCTCTTGGCAACCTCTGTTTTCATTACATAAATTATTGCTACGCGCATACAACAACATCCTTGAGCAAATGGGCGAAAACCGAATTTCACTCTAAGTCTTTGAAGGAGATCTTCACAGCACCAGCCTTTACCATCTCCTCAATCGCTCGAAGGCTGTCGCCCTCATTCACATCTACACCACGCACAGCATCCTCAAGCAAGTACACCCTATACCCTCTTTTTAGACCATCTAAGACCGTGTTCTTGACACAGTAGTCTGTGGCAAGCCCTCCGACAAAGAGCTCCTTAATATTGAGGCGCTTCAACCGCTCATCAAGATCCGTCCCCTGAAAGCCAGAATACGCTTCTCTAGACCTTTCAAAGCCCTTTGAGACAATGAAATCTCTTTCACCAACTTTGAGTGCAGGGTGGAACTCAGCACCCCAAGTGTTTTGAATGCAGTGTGGCGGCCAAGTGCCTCCTTGGGTCTTAAAGGAGATATGGTCCACAGGGTGCCAATCCCGTGTAAAGAAGATCGTGGCACCAACAGTTCTAAAGAACTCGATATAGCGGTTAAGTACAGGCACAACCTTGTCTCCTTCAGGTACAGGTAGAGCCCCTCCTGAACAGAAGTCGTTCTGCACATCAACCACTATTAGAGCAGCTTGCTTGCCCACCTTAACCATACTCACCATATAATATGCTATTGAAATCTTATAGGTTTAACTGATGCGGAGAGAGGAGAGAAATGCTGCCTGCGGCGTTAATGATGAACTTGCCCCCTTCGGCGTCTACAACAATCTTTACCGATGAGTCTGTTCATGCGTTTTAATTTCGAGAAAAGAAGGCGAGAACGTGTTTTGGTTTCGATCTTAAGATTTAATCATACCTGTGCAATTAAGATGTGTAAAATCATTTTTCTATTGGTTGACCAGTTGCTACCCACTCTACCCAAGAGCCGTCATAGAGCCTAACGTTGGGGTATTTAAGAATCTCGTGGAGCACAAACCATGTATGAGCGCCTCTTACACCCATTGTGCAGTAGGTAATTATGTTCTTGTCAGGTGTCACGCCGTTTTGCGTGAATAGTTCCTTTAATTGTTTTTGATCTTTAAACAATCCTTCTGGGCTCAGCGTGAGGGACCACTCGATATTTATTGCGCCCGGAATATGTCCGTCAAGATATTCAGCTTTAGATCTGCAATCTATAATTACATACTTGGGGTCGTTTAGATGGTTCTTTACATCTGTTAACGTAGCCAAAATTTGGTGGTTAATCGACCTTAATTTGTAATTAGTTGGGGGTTTTACCGTTGTAGAGGTTGTCAGAGGGAAATTCTGTGACAACCAACTTTCGATACCAGCGTTTAGTAAAAGAAGATTAGTTTCACCGTAATAGAAAAAGGTCCAATATGCTCTCGCTGCATATAACCCAGATCGGTAATCGTAGAATACTATTCTCGAATTGTTTGGAATACCGTATCTGCTCATTAAGAATTCGAAGGCTTCCACACCTAACACTAAGCCTGGGACCCTTGCATTTTCATCTATTAGATCAGAGTATCCTATAAATATTGAGTTAGGAATGCATCTTGCTCGTAGCGCGACTCATCGCTTCCCGTAGCTACTATTGTTACTTCTTTGTTGTTAAGGTTGGCTTTAAGGAACATGAGACTCATCAATGAGTTCTAACAATTGGGCACTTGATCAAACATACATAAGTTAGGTTAGGGTCAAGATTTATCTAATATTCTTTAGGATTTTGTCGCTGTTGATAATATAGTGTTAAGTTTGTTTAGGATCTCTGACGCTTCTTCTGAAGTTAGTTTGCTTTTCAAGTATAATGTTGTGATCAGTATGCCGCTTATGTGGTT contains the following coding sequences:
- a CDS encoding sulfurtransferase; amino-acid sequence: MEAFEFLMSRYGIPNNSRIVFYDYRSGLYAARAYWTFFYYGETNLLLLNAGIESWLSQNFPLTTSTTVKPPTNYKLRSINHQILATLTDVKNHLNDPKYVIIDCRSKAEYLDGHIPGAINIEWSLTLSPEGLFKDQKQLKELFTQNGVTPDKNIITYCTMGVRGAHTWFVLHEILKYPNVRLYDGSWVEWVATGQPIEK
- the pncA gene encoding bifunctional nicotinamidase/pyrazinamidase; this encodes MVKVGKQAALIVVDVQNDFCSGGALPVPEGDKVVPVLNRYIEFFRTVGATIFFTRDWHPVDHISFKTQGGTWPPHCIQNTWGAEFHPALKVGERDFIVSKGFERSREAYSGFQGTDLDERLKRLNIKELFVGGLATDYCVKNTVLDGLKRGYRVYLLEDAVRGVDVNEGDSLRAIEEMVKAGAVKISFKDLE